The Jaculus jaculus isolate mJacJac1 chromosome 14, mJacJac1.mat.Y.cur, whole genome shotgun sequence nucleotide sequence ACTGTGTAAAAGTGAGTGTGGTAAGCATGTCTGCTCACAAAAGACTCATTGTAATTACTGTTGTAAATGATTTTCTAAAAATGTTCAAAActtttgattaaaatatatttttggccgggtgtggtgatgcacaccttcaatcccagcacttgggaggcagaggtaggaggattgccatgagttcgaggccaccctgggactccatagtgaattccaggttagcctgggatagagtgataccctacctcagaaaaccaaaaaaaacaaaaacaaaaacaaaaaaacaggaatgatggtgcacacctttaatcccagcactcaggaggcagaggtaggaggatcaccatgagttcaagcccagcctgagactacatagtgatttctactaggtcagcctgaactagagtgagatcctaccttgaaaaaccaaaaaaaaaaaaaaaaaaaaaaaaaaaaagtaaatataaattagCCAAATCCATGGATATTTCCAGTTAAAcattcaaacaaatacataattatCTTTGCTCTTTATATAAGGATAAAACAAGCATACAAATATAATATGAATattctggcaaaaaaataaaaataaaaagagccactAAAAATATTCTCAAGTTTAGAAACTGGTGTGGGATATGTTTCAGTAACAACATCCTTTAGGAATGTTAAGCCCCTGATTCAATTCCATGAGTTAACCATGCCAGAAACACTGAgtcttcttgtttctttttaaacaggTACTGCTATAATAATACATTGGCTTATTAATAATGAAGGCATCAGTGTGGACTTAAACagttatatacttattttttactATGATGCTTTAAACTTTCAAATGTTTTCAACGGAAGCAGCTGTAGACATtgaagtattttgtttttgttttttaaattttatttatttatttgccagagagaaagagggagagagagaatggccgcgccagggcctccagccactgcaaaccaactgcaccatgcgccaccttgtgcatctggttaacgtgggcccgggggaatcgaacctgggtccttgggccttgcaggcaaatgcttttaactgctaagccatccctccagcccgtcatatatgtgtgtgtgtgtgtgtgtgtgtgtgtgtgtgtgtgtgtgtgtgtgtgtacgtacgtatgtatgtataacaCAACaaagttaagccaggtgtggtggaacacgcttttaatcacagcactcggggggcagaggtaggaggactgccatgagttcgaggccaccctgagaccccatagtgaattccaggtcagcctggctagagtgagaccctacctcgaaaaaccaaaaaaaaaaaaaaaaaaaaaaaaattaatgattagGGCTAAAGGGATAGCTTGggggttaaaggttcttgcttgcaaagcctgatggcctgggttcaatacccagtaccTGTAGTgcgcatgtatctagaatttgcagtgtcaagaggtcctggtttgctcattcattctctctctctcccccttacaaataaatgaatagaatatattttaaagcatcAATGACTGGTTTCTGTAGTTCCTAGTAGTAAGTCCTGTCTTATTTTCCCGCATGGTATAAACTGCAGTCTCACGCAGGTCTGCGCGGAGGCCCAGCGGTTCCCCCAGCACGCCGCACACGCCGCCTAAACTGGCAGCAGAGGCGAACGGCCTCCTGGGGCGCGGTCAGCCAGGACGCTGAAACTGCTCCTCTGGGCACCGTTCTCCTTCGACGTGAAgcagatacagtgagaccctacctcagaaaaccaaaaaaaaaaaaaaaaaagaaaagaaaagttctggTACCTGTGACAACCCCTATATTCCGTGTATTAATTACTCACAAATATAAGGGCCTCTACATTTAGCTCATTGTCAAACGACAGGAAAGGCCAGGCAGGGTTCAAGTTTCTGACAGCTCAGACTGGTCAGGAGAACCAAGCCACAGAGCCTGTGACAACAGGATTAGCACTAACAACTCTTTTATTAAAGCTTCAAGTACAGACATGCAGATATTCACAATTATCTGAAAACCAATCTCATTGGTCATTGAAACTATGTACGTATCACACATCAGTATAAATCAAGAGCGAATCTTTACATTCTTGTTCATCAACTGAgtgtttttagttcattaacacaaaatacacacacttaAGCCCTTTCACAGTATTAGAAATAATGTACACGTAATTTAGTGAATAAAAGTACAACGATAAAGGAATAAATCACAGTATAAAATGGAACTATCACCATGTGAGccagaagaaatatttaaacaaagtATTTGAAAGACACAGTCCAGTCTACTTAAAGGGAAAGCACCCAAAGACAGTGTGAACTCACCTCCAAAACTGAAAAAATTTCCCATAGTCAAGTATTCGCGAAAACTAGCACTGACTGCTACGTGTGAGCGTCTGGTGAATCACCAAGTCTCCCACTGGCCCAAACAGCACTGAGGGGAGTAGATATCTCAGATATGTCATAGAGCTTTCAGGGACCTCACAATGCACATTGTGACATCAGCCAGCTGCTACTAGACTAGTGTGCTTATTGTctggtttatttattagagaaacaggcaggtagacagagagaaaacgggcatgccagggcctctagccaatggaCGGCTAGTGTAGCTGGCTTACccaggtactgggggatcgaacctcggtcctctggctctgccagcaagtgccttaaccactaagccttctctacaGCTCCCACCACAAGTGTGCTTACTTTAAATCAGCCCATGATTACACTTAATAGATTATGAATATGTGTACAGTATACTCTTTCCCTAAGAATATAATTGtcaaagtatatatttttctcaCGTTTAAAGTTTTAGAAGCTATTTGTCTCTAAATGCTTGACTACACTGAAGAATGGCCCTGTTCACTCAGCATTTAAGTGACAGACTATTTACTAAGGAAGAGTAAGAAAACAATGTTCTCTTCTAAGCACATTCTTGGGAGGGGAAAGCTCTCTTGGGGAGTCCCTTTATCCCCACTGTGACTCCAGGGAGCCTGGTGGACTTAGGGCTCCAGGCGCAACCCAGCCGGTGTGGGCTGAGCAAGGCACTGAACATGGGCCCGGCTGGCTCCTTGACTCCCGGACTGCCCAGGCCTCCTGAGTGGCCATTGACCTGCCCAGTGGCCCCAGCTCCTGGGCCGCTGCCTGCTGCTGCCTGAGACCAGCTGCTCTGGCTGGTCAGCGGTCCCGATGCCGAGGGGCTCAGCTCGCTGCACCTCCGGGCTGAGGGCCGCCAGGAGTCTGACATGAGGGGAGGAGTTCAAACTTGATCCGCTCTCAGGGGTGCGCAGGCCTCAGCAGTGACCCCCTTCCTCCTGTCCCCGCTGCCCTGGGTCTTCAGAGCTCTGAGCTTGCCACGCTCTCCTGTGCACAGGTCATGTGACATCAGGTTTCCAGAGGACACACACTGGGCGGTGGGGTGGCCCTGGTCTCAGCAAGCAGAGGACACCCGTGGAGTTCTGGCTTCTGGTGGCCCTGAGAACCCGACAGCCAGTGGCAGGGACTTgcagctgagagagaaagaagaacaattatgtcaatacctgggctggagagatggctcaaagtaaggtgcttgcctgcagagcctaacaactcaggttcgattccagtaccagcataaagccagatgcacagggtggcacaactatctggagttcctttgtagcaggtGGAGACCCGGGCATGCCCATCCATCTTCAGTcattctttctttgcaaataataaacattattatttatatataaataatatataacataaaataataaatatacataataaataaaaattaataataataaacctgcTAAAGTGTCAGAACTTTTCCTCATTCAAGTGGTTGAACGTCCAGGTTGAGACAATTCCCACAGCCAGAGGCAAGGACACCAGGCTGGTACCCCCAGCAACGGCGCCTCTGGTGTATACGGTCAGTGGGCACCAAACGGTCCCACGGAGGGAGGAGCGGAAGCCCAGCTCTCTTGCACGCTGTGGTGACAGCTGCGGCAACCACTGGGCAGGTCAGTGGTCCACTCAGGAGTCCCAGGCAGCGCAGGAGCCTGTGTGCGCAGCGCTCagccctcactccagcccagcacagACAGACCTCCAGCCTCAGGCTGTCCCCCAGGGTGCCCggctgagccaccacacccagaacctGACTCAGTTTTGAAGGAGTAATTAATCAAAGTGTAAGCTACACCCCCAAACCCTCCTCCACcttcctagaactcattatgtatccCAGGATGGCCCTTGAGCTCCTTGCTTCTcccgcctccacctcctaagtggcAGGTTTACAGGCCTACATCACGCTGTCTGGCTGCGTTTTAAGAATTAGGCTGCGACATCTTTGCAGCTGTGCAATATATTCTGCCTTCCTTGCTGACAAAGTgccctttcctgtctttttttttttttccttttcaaggtagggtctcactctagaccaggctgacctggaattcactatgtattctcagggtggccttgaactcacagcaattctcctacctctgtctctcaagtgctgggattacagatgtgtgccaccatgcccagtgtctttttctttttcaaaggcagtgactttgtctgtttttatttatcttatatgAGGTGCCTACCTACAGTGAATTAGTACCAAATAAGTCCGCAGTATGTTCTGAGGGGATATGTTACAATTTtacatctgaattaaatgctACAGCAATGCCAAGACTTCCTTCCCGAGTGTGTCAGCTGCAGTCACCTAGACACGCATCATCACTAGCATTCAAGAAAGTGAACATGGAGGTAACCGTGCTTCCACAAGCAAGCTGAAATACTGGTGTTTTGAAATGGTAAGagacatccttagctatcagtaAATTAGTTAAATCTGCCCGTAAGATTAATGGGTAAACATACAATGAAACGGTTGTTGAACTCATAAATGTTCATTTGCAGGTACAAAAAAACTATCAAGACTGTCCTGTTAAAAGTTTtgtaggtgggcgtggtggcacacgcctttaatctcagggcttaggaggcagagctaggaggatcgctgtgagtttgaggccagcctgagattacagagtgaattccaggtgaacccgggctaaagtaagaccctacctcaaaaaaaaaaaaaaaaaaaggtttgtaaacacgggctggagagatggcttagaagttaagatgtttgcctgcaaaaccaagggatcAAGGTTCGAtgttccaggacccacgttagccagatgtacaagggggcgcatgcatctagagttcgtttgctgtggctggaggtcttggcacgcccattctctctctgcttcaaaatttacacgtgcgtgtgtgtgtgtgtgtgtgtgtgtgtgtgtttatgtatatatattccccCATAAAGGACTCTTCCTGAGACTAAGGGAAGGAGGATATGTGCTAAGACCGGGGCCTCTCCCTCCTGTGCAACTTCCTGGAAGATGACACCGTGTCCcactgagaggagagaaaggttgGCAAGAATCGGGCGTGCCCCTTTCCTGACCTCGGCTCCCCGCCTAACCCAAGCTCCAACCACAACCCGCACCACGTCCTGTTCCCGCCTTTGCCCTGCAGAGGAGGCAGCAGGAAGCCGGGCCCGGGGCTGAAGCAAACCCGAGGGCCCCTCCGTCCCTCCGGTCCCCGCAGAGAAAAGTCCGCAGGCCCGGGGTGGGGCGCGGCGCACCCCCACCCGGCATGTCCACCTCCTTGGCCGCGGCGGCCGGCGCGCTTCTGGCCCTGCTCGGGCTGGGCGCGTGCTGCAGCCCCGTCGTGGCCCGCAGCGCGTGGCAGGCGCGGGCGCCCGGGTGCTCGCAGCGCCTCCAGCACCCGCTCCGCTACGTGGTGGTCTCGCACACGGCGGGCAGCCCCTGCCACAGCCCGGCCTCCTGCCAGCAGCAGGCCCGCATCGTGCAGCACTACCACCAGCAGACGCTGGGCTGGTGCGACGTGGGCTACaagtgagtggggggggggcggggcggggggcggcTCGTTTTCTTGGTGGGGGAGAATGAaggtattcttttattattatttatttgacaagagagaaagagggaaaaagagaatgggcgtgccagggctccagccactgcaaacgaatgcatgcgcccccttgtgcatctggcttacgtgggaatcgaacctaggtcctttgccctTGCagacaaacgctttaactgctaagccatccctccagtcccctgcGGCTCGTCCTAACTCTCCTGGTGGGGTGGGGAACATCCTCCACCTCCTTAGATTGGGTCTTTTCCTAGGGTAACAGGCTTTAGGGGGTTGCCTTGTCAGGATGGAGCCAGACTTGACTGAGCCCACCTCCAGGTCCCCACCTGAGCAACGGGTGCACTGCTGCCCGAGACAGCATGGACGGGTCCTGTCCACTCCTCCTCGGCACAGGGCGATGGGATtataaccgccccccccccacaccgttCAGATCTATGATACTGCCTAGCATGGCATAggagcccccccaaaaaaaatgcatGGGTCATTGCCATTGCCACCAGGCACCTACTAGGTGCCAGGACTGGGGACACTGCTGGAAACTGCCACTCCAGCCCTATGTGCTCAAAGACCAGCAGCAAGCAGCGGCAGAGGCAGATTTGGAGGGGAGTTTAGATGGATGACGGAGGCAGGATGGAGTCATGCATACTGGCTCACCTGTGTAACCCCAACAGAGGTTACAGgctgaggccaggctgagcttagagcaaaaccctgtcttaaatggctagagagatggctttagtagttaaggctcttatctgcaaagcctaaggacccagtttcgattctccaggtcccacataaaccagatgcacatggtggcacatgcgtctgagtttgtttgcagtggctggaggacctggcacgcccatcctctcctttcctcctcctctaataaataattcttcttaaaaaaaaaaaaagtcttgccgggcgtcgtggtgcacgcctttaatcccagcccttgggaagcagaggtaggaggactgctgtgagttccaggccatcctgaaattacatagtaaattccaggtcagcctggaccatagtgagaccctacctcgaaaaaccaaaacaaaaacaaaaacaaaaaaaacctgtctTAACAGGagcggggttgggggtggggttgcAGGTGATTGAGGGTAACCCTCAGAAGTCAGGCCCTTAAGGTGAGGgaaggcctcctggaggctgcGACTTTGAGGTGActcggcgggggtgggggggggacagaCTGCAGTAGGAGACCCCACAGGGCGAATGCCAGGAGCGAGTCTGACAGATGGGGCCGCTGGACAGAACTGGGGCAGCAGTGTGAATGACCGCAGGGCCAGCCGGGAGTACCTCGTGGTAAGATGGGACCCACAGAAGGTTCTAGGCTGTGAGGGCACAGGCTGGCTCGGGTTCTTGGAGACTCACCCTCTGGCTGCAGTGAACTAACCACAGGGAATGAGGGCAGGACAGGTCCCTTGTTCAGAGTCACAGAGTCCCTCACACGGGCCTCTGTTCAAAGACAGTGGGGACATAGGAGCTCTGTGTGTTCTCCGGGCCAAGGTAAGCAACCTGCACAATTTACTGGAAATGGAGGCCCCAGGCCTCGCCAGTCTGTACTGTCAATCCCCACTGACAGAAACCTCAAGGATGTCCCTGGCCCTTCCTGCTCAAGATCTTATTATTCAAAGGCTCCAACTTCAAGGTCAGATGCAAGGGGTCAGGAGCTCCAGTCCTAAGCCCAGGCCCACAGCATCTGCTCTAAATGGCCTTAGGAAGTAGCAGACCTGTTTGCTCTCACACTGTGGGGTTCAGGGTCCAATATTCTGGGTGTGCCCTTCTTATTTTtgctccaagcctcagtttccttgcctGTCCTTTGAGCTCTTGACTGTCCCCACCTGGCCAGGTTGGCCGAGGTTTAGATGCCTGCAAGGTGAAAAACACAggaagcccctcccccccccccccccccccccccccgacctggGCCAGCTGCCAGGAATGTAGCAGGAAAGTCACCTGCCTGATGCTTCTTCCCCAAACAACTGCCAGGCCTCAAGGCGGGCAGTGAGCTGGCTTAAGAAGTTCCAGGATTCTGTGTGTCATGGGGGGCAGGGGGTGagatccccaccccaccccaccccaccccaccccagtgtAACTCCAAGGTGCCCAGGGAGATGCATTCAGTCAAAAACGTGTTGGAGTGAAGTGGATGGAAGGAACTCACTCACATCCTCGAGTCCTGGATCCTGAGAGGCCTCCATGGGCCAGAGGCAGAGGAGCAAGGGCGGACTTCTGAGGGCCAGGGAGGGGGCTCTGGGGACTGGACTGTCtgcatctcagcactggggaggacgACTGTTTGTGGGAgcacatgagagagagggagagaggaaggaagggagggagacagaagggAACCAGGGGTGGGACTGCTGTGCAACCTTGGGGACTGACTCCACCCCCTCTGATTTTGTGTAAGACAGGGGTGGCAGTGGCTCTCCTGCTgccagaaaaaggagaaaaaggtaGGCACAGAGGTGTGCTAGGAACGTGCCAGGGACAGTAAATGTTATGAATTGTggggaatgaaggaagaagagatGTGGGGAAACTCTACCTGCAATGGCAGGAAAGGAGCACTGCtgagttttggggggaggggtcctCACTGGGAAGACCACCTGTTCTCATCAAACCCTGCCCCCTCCAAACAGCTTCCTGATTGGAGAGGACGGGAATGTGTATGAAGGTCGTGGCTGGAACATCAAGGGTGCCCACACAGGTCCCACCTGGAACCCCATATCTATTGGCATCACCTTCATGGGCAACTACATGGGTGAGTGCTGAAtgtccaggagctgatgggagggaagcaGTGTTCGATCCCCAGTTGATCTATAGTaactttgctgggtgtggtggcgcatgcctttaatcccagtactcttggAAGGCTAAAACAGGacgatcaccaagagttcaaggccaggttgggctacaaagtgaggatggcctgagctagagttgagaccctgcttaaaaggaaaaaaaaaaaaaaagagacttgggaggcacaggcaggaggatcctcctgatttcaaggccagcctggaactacagagtaaatcccacagcagcctgtgctagagtaagagcccaactcaaaaacaaaacaaacaggggctggagagatggcttagcggttaagcgcttgcctgtgaagcctaaggaccccggttcgaggctcggttccccaggtcccacgttagccagatgcacaagggggcgcacgcgtctggagttcgtttgcagaggctggaagccctggcgcgcccattctctctctctccctctatctgtccttctctctgtgtctgtcactctcaaataaattaaaaaaaaaaaattaaaaaaaaaaaaacaaacaaaaaacccgggcatggtgacgtacgcctttaatcccagcactggggaggcagaggtaggaggatcaccatgagttcaaggccaccctgagattacacagtgaattccaggtcagctagagcaagaccccacttcaaaacagcaaaaaaaaaaaaaaaaaagcaagccagggtctttgtgtttaaggcacttgcctgcaaagcctaaggacccatgtttgaccccacataagccaaacgcatGGTCTTACAtgcccacatgcccactaggagcatctggagttcaactgtagtggctgaggccctggcaggccactctctctctccccccatctctctctcacgcaTTCTCATTAAAATAgcaaaaaatttgtttaaaaagtcaggtatggtgtaattccagcactcaagaggcaaaggtaggtggattgtcctgagt carries:
- the Pglyrp1 gene encoding peptidoglycan recognition protein 1 is translated as MERRQQEAGPGAEANPRAPPSLRSPQRKVRRPGVGRGAPPPGMSTSLAAAAGALLALLGLGACCSPVVARSAWQARAPGCSQRLQHPLRYVVVSHTAGSPCHSPASCQQQARIVQHYHQQTLGWCDVGYNFLIGEDGNVYEGRGWNIKGAHTGPTWNPISIGITFMGNYMERVPPKRALQAALNLLDCGVARGFLRPKYEVKGHRDVQQTLSPGDQLYEAIQSWPHYRE